The Brachybacterium huguangmaarense genome contains a region encoding:
- the coaA gene encoding type I pantothenate kinase produces the protein MSYTGVRSTATPFDEIPREDWARLSRQTPLPLSEDDVARLRGLGDRLDLQEVDDVYRPISRLLAMQVEAAQSLRRAREEFLAEDQRRTPYVIGVAGSVAAGKSTTARLLRELMARWPSTPRVQLVTTDGFLRPNAELERRGIMHRKGFPESYDRRALLRFVADVKSGQDRVEAPVYSHLVYDILEDEKVVVERPDVLILEGLNVLQPPLPRRDGRIGLAVSDYFDFSVYVDAKAEDVRRWYVDRFLRLRETAFTDPQSYFRRYAALTDGEARATAHRIWDTINGPNLVENVLPTRGRADLVLRKGGDHQVHSVLLRRL, from the coding sequence ATGAGCTACACCGGGGTGCGCAGCACCGCCACGCCGTTCGACGAGATCCCCCGCGAGGACTGGGCGCGGCTGTCGCGTCAGACCCCGCTGCCGCTGTCGGAGGACGACGTGGCCCGGCTGCGCGGCCTGGGCGACCGGCTGGACCTCCAGGAGGTCGACGACGTCTACCGTCCGATCTCCCGGCTGCTCGCGATGCAGGTCGAGGCGGCCCAGAGCCTGCGGCGTGCCCGCGAGGAGTTCCTCGCCGAGGACCAGCGCCGGACGCCGTACGTGATCGGCGTGGCCGGCTCGGTCGCGGCCGGCAAGTCCACGACGGCGCGCCTGCTGCGCGAGCTGATGGCGCGCTGGCCGTCCACGCCGCGGGTGCAGCTCGTGACGACCGACGGGTTCCTGCGCCCCAACGCCGAGCTCGAGCGGAGGGGCATCATGCACCGCAAGGGCTTCCCCGAGAGCTACGACCGGCGCGCGCTGCTGCGGTTCGTCGCCGACGTGAAGTCGGGGCAGGACCGCGTCGAGGCCCCCGTCTACTCCCACCTGGTCTACGACATCCTCGAGGACGAGAAGGTCGTGGTGGAGCGCCCGGACGTGCTGATCCTCGAGGGCCTCAACGTGCTGCAGCCGCCCCTGCCGCGGCGGGACGGGCGGATCGGGCTCGCGGTCTCGGACTACTTCGACTTCTCGGTGTACGTCGACGCGAAGGCCGAGGACGTGCGGCGCTGGTACGTCGACCGCTTCCTGCGCCTGCGCGAGACGGCGTTCACCGACCCGCAGTCGTACTTCCGGCGCTACGCGGCCCTCACCGACGGGGAGGCGCGCGCGACGGCGCACCGGATCTGGGACACGATCAACGGACCCAACCTGGTCGAGAACGTGCTGCCGACGCGCGGCCGCGCGGACCTCGTGCTGCGCAAGGGCGGCGACCACCAGGTGCACAGCGTGCTGCTGCGCCGGCTCTGA
- the glmM gene encoding phosphoglucosamine mutase produces MARLFGTDGVRGRANVDITAELAVELSVAAAHVLATLGAFDGARPRAIIARDTRPSGDFLAAAVSAGLASAGVDVEDAGVLATPGLAYLVQSSGADLGVMLSASHNPAADNGIKFFARGGTKLPDEVEDAVEARMHEQWDRPQGDRVGTIRPYPHAVDQYVGHLVQTLSRPLDGLTVVADCANGAAYESGPAALRAAGATVHVIGDRTDGKLINEDCGSTHLEGLQEAVVRLGADAGVAFDGDADRCLAVDADGSVVDGDQIMGILALALDERGELPDHTLVATVMSNLGLRIAMRKAGIALVQTAVGDRYVLEEMRRGNHPLGGEQSGHVVMSRHATTGDGELTALHLLQRMAETGSTLAELAAVVDRLPQVMVNVKGVDKTRAGIDHGVLQAVAEAEQELGDTGRVLLRPSGTEPVVRVMVEAATLGQAQTITDRLSEIVAERLAL; encoded by the coding sequence ACCCTGGGCGCCTTCGACGGCGCCCGCCCGCGCGCGATCATCGCCCGCGACACGCGCCCCTCCGGCGACTTCCTCGCCGCCGCGGTGAGCGCGGGCCTCGCCTCCGCGGGCGTCGACGTCGAGGACGCGGGCGTGCTCGCGACCCCCGGCCTCGCCTACCTCGTGCAGTCCTCCGGCGCCGACCTGGGCGTCATGCTCTCGGCGTCCCACAACCCGGCCGCCGACAACGGCATCAAGTTCTTCGCGCGCGGCGGCACCAAGCTGCCCGACGAGGTCGAGGACGCCGTCGAGGCGCGCATGCACGAGCAGTGGGACCGCCCGCAGGGGGACCGCGTCGGCACCATCCGCCCCTACCCCCACGCCGTCGACCAGTACGTCGGCCACCTCGTGCAGACCCTGTCGCGTCCGCTCGACGGCCTGACCGTCGTCGCCGACTGCGCCAACGGCGCCGCCTACGAGAGCGGGCCCGCGGCCCTGCGCGCGGCGGGTGCGACGGTCCACGTGATCGGGGACCGCACCGACGGCAAGCTCATCAACGAGGACTGCGGCTCGACGCACCTCGAGGGTCTCCAGGAGGCCGTGGTCCGCCTCGGCGCCGACGCGGGCGTCGCCTTCGACGGGGACGCCGACCGCTGCCTCGCGGTCGACGCCGACGGCTCCGTGGTCGACGGCGACCAGATCATGGGCATCCTCGCGCTCGCGCTCGACGAGCGCGGCGAGCTGCCCGACCACACCCTCGTGGCGACCGTGATGTCGAACCTGGGGCTGCGGATCGCGATGCGCAAGGCGGGCATCGCCCTCGTGCAGACCGCCGTCGGGGACCGCTACGTGCTCGAGGAGATGCGCCGCGGCAACCACCCCCTGGGCGGCGAGCAGTCCGGGCACGTCGTCATGAGCCGCCACGCCACGACCGGCGACGGCGAGCTGACGGCCCTGCACCTCCTGCAGCGCATGGCCGAGACCGGCTCCACGCTCGCCGAGCTCGCGGCCGTGGTCGACCGCCTCCCGCAGGTGATGGTCAACGTCAAGGGCGTCGACAAGACCCGCGCCGGCATCGACCACGGCGTGCTCCAGGCCGTCGCTGAGGCCGAGCAGGAGCTCGGCGACACCGGCCGGGTGCTGCTGCGCCCCTCGGGCACCGAGCCCGTCGTGCGCGTGATGGTCGAGGCCGCGACCCTCGGGCAGGCCCAGACCATCACCGACCGCCTCTCCGAGATCGTCGCCGAGCGCCTCGCCCTCTGA